The DNA region CCTGGGTGATCACGGTCTGCACGCCGTCGTTGTAGACGAGATACGCCAGCAGGAAGAGCATCGTCAGGCGGTAGCGCCTCAATTCACGGAAAGTACCGGCCAGTTGGCGCCAGCCGGTGAGCAGCGAGAAGCCGGAACCGGCCACCGCACCGGGGCGTTCGCGCAGCCGCAGCAGCGGCACGACCGTGAAGAGAGCCCACCACAGACCGGCCGACGCGAGGCAGATCCGCACCGCCGACCCCTCCGTCACGCCGATCTCCTCGTGCTGGAGGAACAACGCGAGATTCGCGACCAGCACCACAGAGCCCGCGGCGTAGCCGAAGGCCCAGCCGCGGGAGGAGACCGCGTCACGCTCCTCGGGCCCGGCGATCTGCGGGAGGAAGGCGTTGTAGATGACGGCCGACGTCGCGAAGGACACGTTCGCCACCACCAGCAGTGCGCCGCCCAGCAGATAGCGGTCCCCGTCGAGGAAGAACATCGCTGCCGTGGCGCCCGCGCCGATGTACGCGAACAGTCCCAGGATCGGCTTCTTGCGGCCCGTATGGTCCGCTATCGCGCCTACCAGCGGCATAACCAGCACCGACAGCAGCACCGACAGGGACACCGCGTAGGCGAAGTAGGAGCCCGCGCGCACATCGAGACCCAGCGGATGCACATAACCCTCGGCGTCCGCCGCGGACTTGGCGACCTCCGTCAGATAGGGACCGAGGAAGACGGTCAGCACGCTGGTGGAGAAGACGGAGTTCGCCCAGTCGTAGAAGTACCAGCCCTGCTGCTCCCGGCGGCGCTCGGCGGTGCCGTCCCCGGCACCGGTAACGACAGCACTCACGGTCGTCCCCCTCGTTACGGCGGCGCCGCCGCGGCTGTGTGCGTACGCGGACGCCGGGGCGCCCGGCCGCCGCTCTACCGGGGTCCGGGCCCGGGCATCCACGCACCCCGCTCGGTGAGGACGTCGCGCAGTGTCTCGATGTGATCGGTCACAATGCCGTCAACTCCCAGGTCGAGCAACTCCCGCATCCGGTTTCTCTCGTTCACTGTCCAAACGTGCACCTGCATCCAGCGCGCGTGCGCCGCCCGTACGAAGGCCCGGTCGACCACGCGGATCCCCGACCGGTGCTCCGGAACCTGCACGCACACGGCGCTGGCGCGCACCGCCCGCGCCGGTACCAGTCCGTACGAACGCAGCCTCAGCCGCACCACGCCCCGGGTGCCGAGCGACGTCGCGAGCCGCGGCCCGGCCAGGGCCTGTGCCCTGGCGACCCGCTCCTCCTCGAAGGAGCCGACGCATACGCGCGGCCACGCGTCCTGCTCGTCCAGCAGCTCCAGCAGCGGTACGAGCGCGGCCTCCGATTTCACGTCGATGTTCCAGCGCGCGCCGGGGAAGGCCCGCAGCAACTCCCGCATCAGCGGCAGCGGTTCACGGCCTCCGACGAGGGCCTGGCGCACCTGCGACCAGGGGAGTCCGGCGATGGGGCCGCTCGCGTCCGTCATCCGGTCCAGGGTCTCGTCGTGGAAGGCGACGAGCCGGCCGTCGGCGGTGGCGTGCACGTCCGTCTCCAGATAGCGGTAGCCGAGGGCGACGGCGCGGGCGAAGGCGCTGTGGGTGTTCTCCAGCCCGTCGGCCGCGCCGCCGCGGTGCGCGAGGGCCAGCGGGCCGCGGTGGTCGAGGAACGGATGGCGCGGCACGCGCCGCACCGCGGCCGTGTGCACGGGAAGCGGGGCGGGCCGGTGACGCGGGCCGTGCGCGGTGGAAGGTCGCGGGTCGGTGGTCATCGCCGCAGTATCGCGCCCCCGCGCCACCATGGGCGCCGCTGCCCCAGAACCGGCGCACCTTCTCCCTCTCCCTCTCCCTCTCCTTGTCTGTCGCCGTCGCCGTCGCCGTCGCCTTGTCCGTCGCCTTCCGGGCGGCGGGCGCCGCGTGCCACCACGCGTGAGCCGGGTGCGGGACCGCCGGTTCCGCCCCTGCCGCCCGTGCCGCCCGGCTCCCGTTGTCCCGGCATGCCGAAGACGCGGAGGAAGAGCTGTGAGAGCGGGCCGATGGCGACGGCGTAGACCACGGTGCCCGCGCCCGCCGTGCCGCCCAGCAGCAGACCGGAGACGAGCACGGACGCTTCGATCGCGGTGCGCACCAGACGTACCGAACGGCCGGTGACCCGGTGCAGTCCCGTCATCAGCCCGTCCCTGGGGCCGGGCCCGAAGCGGGCGGAGATATACAGCCCGGTGGCGACGCCGTTGAGCACCACGGCGGCGGTCACCAGCAGAATCCGCAACGTCAGGGACTGCGGCGCGGGAGCGAGGCGGATCGTCGCGTCCATGGCCAGCCCTACGAGCACGACGTTGGAGACGGTGCCCAGACCGGCGCGCTGCCGCATCGGCAGCCACAGCAGCAGTACGACGGCGCCCGCCGCGATCGAGACCGTGCCGATGGACAGGCCGGTGAGCCGCGCGAGGCCCTGATGCAGCACGTCCCACGGGGGAAGTCCCAGACCGGAGCGCACCATCAGGCCGATGCTGGCCCCGTACAGCAGCAGACCCGCGTAGAGCATCACCAGCCGCCGTGCCAGTCGCCGGGGAGGGCGCCCGCCCGTAGCCGGAGTGCCTTCGGGGCGCGGCCTGCGAGGCGTCGAAGGTGTCAACGGGGGCTCCTTCCCTGCCGGTTGCGGCACCGGCAGGGCTGCCGCTGGCGCCGGTGAAGCGTTGCGTGGCAGTCTGAAACCACGAACCAGGCCACATCCATGGCCAATCAGCGGAAGGTGGACCGCAAACATGGTGCAGTGGACCTCTGCCGTCGGCGCGCCACAGCTTGCCCGGCTGCTGGCGTCGCAGCGCGCGGCGACCGCCGCCGACGCGGGACACCGGGTACCGGCGTACCGTTCGCTGGCCGACGGCGTGCGGCTGCTCGTACTGGAGGGCCGCATCCCCGTGGCCGCCCGCCTGCCCGCGGAGCGGGAACTCGCCGCGGCGCTGCGCGTCAGCCGTACGACCGTTGCCGCCGCCTTCGAGGCGCTGCGCAACGACGGATTCCTCGCGTCACGCCGCGGCTCGGGAAGCTGGACCGCCGTGCCCGCGGGAAAGCCGCTGCCCACCCGCGGGCTGGAGCCGCTGCCGCCCGAGTCCGCCGGGTCCGTCATCGATCTGGCCTGCGCCACCTTCCTGGCGCCCGAACCCCATCTCACCGACGCCTTCCAGGGCGCCGTCCGGGACCTCGCGCCCTATACCGACACCCACGGCAACTACCCGGGCGGACTGCCCGCGCTGCGTGAGGCGCTGGCCGCGCGCTACACCGCACGCGGCGTCCCGACGATGCCCGAGCAGATCATGGTCACCACCGGTGCGATGGGCGCGGTCGCCGCCCTGGCACGGCAGTTGGTGCCCCGCAGCGAACGCGTCGCCGTCGAGCACCCCTCGTACGCCAATGTGCTGCACCTGCTGCGCGACGCCGGTGCCCGCCTCGTGCCGGTGCCCATGGCCGGCGAACTGGCCGGCTGGGACCTTCCCACCTGGCGTCAGGCGTTCCGTGAGAGCGCGCCGCGCATGGCGTACGTCATCGCCGACTACCACAACCCCACCGGCGCCCTCGCCCCCGACGAGCAGCGGCGCGAGATGGTCGAGGCGGCACGCGCGGCCGGTACGGTCCTCGTCGCCGACGAGTCGATGACCGACCTGACGCTGGACGAGGACGTCCGACTGCCCCGTCCCATGGCCTCGTTCGACCCCGGCGGCTCCACCGTCATCACCGTCGGCTCCGTCAGCAAGGCGGTCTGGGCGGGCCTGCGCATCGGCTGGGTGAGGGCGTCGCCCGAGATGATCCGCAGCCTCGTCGCCGCCCGCGTCTACGCCGACTTGGGCAGCCCCGTACTCGAACAGCTCGCCGTGGCACGGCTGATGACGGGCGACGGCTGGGAGTCGGCCGTCGCCGCGCGCCGCGCCGGAGCCCGCGCCAACCGCGACGCGCTCGTCGCCGAACTCCACGACCGGCTGCCCGACTGGGAGTTCAGCGTCCCGCGCGGCGGGCTGACGCTGTGGGCACGCACCGGCGGCCTGTCCGGTTCACGCATCGCCGACGCGGGCGAGCGCATCGGCGTACGCGTGCCCGCGGGCACCCGCTTCGGCGTCGACGGTGCCTTCGAGGGCTACGTGCGGCTGCTGTTCACCGTGGCGGGCCCGGTCGTGGGCGAGGCGGTCGCCCGTCTGGCCAAAGCGGCAGACCTCGTACGCGCGGGCGCGGTCGCCGACGGGGACGTGCCGCGCACCTACGTCGCCTGAGCCCCCGCCACCGGACTCGCATCCCGCCCGGGTCCACGCCCGGCGGTCCCGGTCCTCAAGTGCCGGACGTACGCAGCGACTTGGGCGGCGTCGCCGTGCGGGCGGCCGGTCCCGCCTCCGTGCGCTCTGCCTTGGCCGCCTGCGCCTGCGTCTCCGCCGTGGCCTGCCCCGCCAGGGCCTTGGCCTGCGTCGCGGCGAGCGGCGGCAGCAGCCCCAGCACGGCCTGGCGCCCGGCGTCGTCCGCCGCTTCGTCGAGCGGATCGGGCGCCCCGGGCACCTGTAGCCGCAGCACCGCCCCCGCCCCGAGCCGAGCGAAGCCCCGCCCCGGCGGAGCCTGCGGGCCCGGCGGCGAGACCGTCGCCGCACCGAGCACCGCCCAGGTCTCCTCGGGCGTCGCGGCGCCGAGCAGCACCCGCGCCCTGGCGTACGAACGCAGCGCCCCGCCCAGTTCGTCCACGCAGTCGAAGTGCTCGGCCACCACCACCGTCACCCGCGCGGACCGGCCGTGCGCCAGCGGCGCCCCAAGCAGCTCGCGCAGATCCTGCCGCCCCTCCGTACGGGCCAGATGGCTCAGCGCCGACGGCCGGTCGAGGACGACCCACAGCGGCCGCCGCACATCGTCCGGCACCGGCCGCGCCGCCTGCCGTGCCCGGCTCGCCTCCGACAGGCGCCGCTGCGTCTCGTGCACCACCCACTCCAGCGCGGCGACCGCCCCGGACGGCGACGTCTCCACGGCCAGAACGCCCTGCCGCCCCGTCAGACACGCATGGCCGCCCGAGCCGTCCCCGTCGACGACGACCACGTCACCGTGCTCAAGGGCCTGGATCATCACCGACCGCAGCAGCGTGCTCGACCCCGCCCCGGGCGCGGCGGCGACCAGCAGATGCGGCTCCGCGGAGCGCGTGCCCGTGCGCCACACCACCGGCGGGACGTCACGGGGCCGCCCGCCGTCGGTGACGGGAATGCGCCGAGGCACCGCCTCGGCATCGGTGAAGCCCAGCACGATCTCGCCGGGCGCCGTCACGAAACGCTGCGCGCGGATGCCCTGCGGCAGCGGCCCGGGTGCCGTCATCTCCAGCCGGTTGCGTTCCTCGTCCCATACGAAGCGGTACTCGCGATCCCGCCCGGACTTGGCACACAGCCGCTGCTCGACGGCCAACCGGTGCGACGGGTCGCTGTCGGCGAAGTGGGCGGGATAGCGCACCAGCAGACGCGCGATGCGCCCGTCGTCGCCGAACTCCGCCTCCTCGAAGGCCCGTTCCCATGCGCCGTCGTGTGCGTACAGCGGCTCGCGGTCCGGGTCGTCCCGCAGCGCGAAGCACGGCACCAGCGCTTCGTAGACCGCCTGGAGCCGGGCGTTCTCCGCCTCCTCACGTGCGGCGCCGCCCGCACGCGCACCCTCGCGCCCATGCCAGGCGGCGGCGCCCACCACCACGGCAACGGCGAGCACCGGCCCCCACGGCAGCAGCCCCACCGCCATCAAGGCCACCGCGGAGAGGAAGACCACCGGCCCGCGCCGCTCCTTCGGAGCCCGCGCCCACCAGCGCAGCGCCAGCACCGTCAGCCGGATCAGGCCGCGCAGGAGGACGATCAGCGGATGCAGTACGTCCAGCAGACCGTCGGCGCCGGCCCGTACGACGTCGCGAACCGGACGTACGGACGCGCCCGTACTCGCCGGCTGCCGGGAGAGGATCGGCCAACGCACCACCACGGAACCTCCTGTGACGAAAGCACCGCGCGGCGCGGGACACGAGACGGCGATGCGCCCGGTGCCCCGCGCCGCGCGGCGCGCTAGAACTTCAGACCGCCCAGCAGCCCTGCCAGGCTGGCGCCGCCCGCCTTGATGCTGGGCGCGATAGCGGTGCCCGCCAGATAGAAGCCGAAGAGGGCGCAGACCAGGGCGTGGGAGATCTTGAGCCCGTCCTTGCGGGTGAAGAGGAAGATGATGAAGCCGAGCAGGAGGACGCCGGAGACACTGAGGATCATGGGGGACTCCTGATGTAGGGGATTCTCACCCTGAGTTCTCCCAGAGTCACAGAAAGTGGCTGAGCTGGGAAACTGGCACACGGGTGATTCGGCGGCCCGTGCGGCCGCGGAGACCCCGCGTGACCGCCGAAGTCCCGTAGCCACGGCGCGAGTTGGCGTCGCGGGCGGATGCCGGTGCCGGGCGGTACTCCCGCAGGTCCCCGCCCCGTCGGATCCCGCCTTCGGGTCCGCGGGCGAGCCAGGGCCCACGCCCGCTGCGCGCCGCCACCCCTGCCCGTAGCGCCCCCTGGCCGCAGGGTGCTTCGTCCGCAGATTGACTGATTCGTCATGGAATCATCTGCGCTGTGCTGTCGCTGATCCTCCTCCACTTCGCCGGGGCGTGCTCCGCTCCGCTCCTGGTGCGGTGGCTGGGCCCAAGGGCCTTCCTCGTACTGGCCCTTATCCCGGCGGCGGCACTGGCCTGGGCCGTACGGCACTACGGGGACGTGACGGCAGGCGAGGCCGTCGTCGAGCGGTGGCCGTGGATGCCGGTGCTCGGCGTGGAGCTGGAGCTGCGCTGCGATGCGCTGGCCCTGCTGATGGTCGCCGTCGTCGGCGGCGTCGGCGCGCTCGTACTGGTCTACTGCGCGGGCTACTTCGCCCGGCCCGCGTTCTCCCTCGGGCAGTTCGCGGGGACGCTCACCGCGTTCGCCGGCGCGATGCTCGGCCTCGTACTCGCTGACGACCTGATCGTGCTGTACGTGATGTGGGAGCTGACCACCGTCTTCTCCTTCCTCCTCATCGGCCACGTCCCCGAACGGCGCCCCAACCGGCTCGCCGCGCTCCAGGCGCTGATGGTGACCGTCACCGGCGGACTCGCCATGCTGGTGGGCTTCCTGATGCTCGGCCACGCCGCAGGCACCTACCGCCTCTCCGGCATCCTCGCCGACCCGCCGTCGGCCGACGCTCCCGTGGTCGCGGCACTGGTGCTGATCCTCGCCGGTGCCCTGTCGAAGTCCGCGCTGTGGCCCTTCAGTTTCTGGCTGCCCGGCGCGATGGCCGCACCCACACCCGTATCCGCGTATCTGCACGCCGCGGCCATGGTCAAGGCCGGGGTCTACCTCGTCGCGCGACTCGCACCGGCCTACGCGCACGTCCCCGCCTGGCGCACGATCGTCCTCACCCTCGGCGCCGCGACGATGCTGCTCGGCGGCTGGCGCGCACTGCGTGAGAAGGACCTCAAGCGGCTGCTCGCCTACGGCACCGTCAGCCAGCTCGGCTACCTCACCGTGCTGACCGGCACGGGCACCCGCGTCGCGGCCCTCGCAGGTGCCGCGGCGCTGCTCGCACACGCCCTGTTCAAGGCGCCGCTCTTCCTCGTCGTCGGCATCGTCGACCACGCCACCGGCACCCGGCAGACCGACCGCCTCTCAGGGCTGGCCCGTGCGATGCCAGGCGTGTGCGCAGTGGCCGTAGCCGCGGGCGCGTCGATGGCGGGACTGCCGCCGCTGCTCGGTTTCGCCGCGAAGGAGGCCGCGTTCACGGCGCTGCTGCACCCCGGATCGGACGGGCCGCCCGCATCCGCTTCGGCCGCCGTAGTGGTCGCCCTCACGGCGGGCACGGCACTGACGACGGCGTACACGCTGCGATTCCTGTGGGGCGCCTTCGGTACGAAGACCTCCGGGGTCGCCACCAGCGCCCCGACCGCCGTACGCACGCCCGTCAGCCCGCTGCTGACCGTGCCGGCGGCCGTCTGCGCACTGGCGGGAGCCGCACTCGGTCCGGGCGCCTTCAGCCTCGGACCGCTGCTCGGCGACTACGCCCGCGCCTTCCCGCCGTCCAGGGCCGTGCCTTCCGCGCCCTACGAACTGGCGATGTGGCACGGAGCGAGCGCCGCACTCGCGCTGTCCCTCCTCACCTGGGCCGCGGGTGCGGTGCTCTTCTGGAAGACCCGCCCGATGGAACGCCTCGGCAGGCGCCTCGCCGTGACCGACGGCCGCCACATCTTCGCCCGCTCGCTGTGGGCACTGGAACGCACCGCCCTCGAAGTCACCGGCGCCGTGCAGCGTGGATCGCTGCCCGTCTACCTCGGGACCGTCCTCGGCGTGCTCATCACCGCGCAGAGCATCGCCATGATCGTCGACCCGCCGTGGCGGCACGTGGGCCGGGTCCGCTGGTACGACTCCGTGCCGCAGCTCGGCGTCGCCGTCGTCGTCTGCATGGTCGGCGCACTGTGCGTGACGTCCCGTCAGCGCATGACCGCCGTCGTACTCGCCGGAGTCACCGGCTACGGAACGGCCGTGCTGTACGTGCTGCACGGCGCGCCCGATCTCGCGCTGACCCAGTTCGCCGTGGAGACCGTCTCCGTAGTGGTCTTCGTCCTGGTGCTGCGCAGACTGCCCGCCCGCTTCCCCGACGAGCGTCGCAGCAGCATGCTCCGCCGGGTGACCCGGCTGGTGACGGGCCTGGCGGCGGGAGGGTTCGCCGCCGTGCTGACATACGTCGCCGGAGCCGCAAGGGAGAGCCGGCCGTCCGGTCCCAACCTGACGTTCGCCACCCAGAATCACGGGCTGAAGAACGTCGTCTCCACCACCCTCGTCGACCTGCGCTCCTGGGACACCCTCGGCGAGTCGGCGGTGCTCGGCGTCGCCGCCGTCGGCGTCACGAGCCTCGTCTTCCTGCGCCGCCGCACCGGCAGCCCCGTCACGGCCTGGCCCTCCGCGGCCGAGTCCGTGCCCGGGGCGACGCCGTCCGGCGCCCCGCAGGCGCCCGCGCGCCGCCCGCCCCACGGAACCGAGGGCCGGGGCACCCACCGTGCCGGGCACGTATGGCCTCTGCGGGCGGAGACCGGCGGAAGGGCGGGACTCCCACGGCGCGGAGCGGGCGCCGTACCCCGCCGCACGTGGCTCACCGGCAGCGGCACCCTCGACCCCGAACGCCGCTCGGTGATCTTCGAGGTGCTGGCCCGTCTCGTCTTCCACCCCATCGTGGTGCTCTCCCTCTATCTGCTCTTCTGCGCCGAGAACCTGCCGGGCGGCGGCTTCAGCGCGGGCCTCGTCGCGGGGCTGGCCCTCGCCGTGCGCTATCTCGCGGGCGGACGCTACGAACTGGACGCCGCCGCCCCCGTCGACGCCGGCTTCCTGCTCGGACTCGGCCTGATGACGATGACCGGCACGGGCCTCGTGGGGCTGGTGCTGAGCGGTTCGGTGCTCCAAGCAGGCACGTTTCACGGGGAGTTGCCCGTCGTGGGCAAGTTCCACGCGGCCAGCCCCGTGCTCTTCGACACCGGCATCTATCTGCTCGTACTGGGAGTCGTACTGGACGTGCTGCGCAGCCTCGGCTCCGAGATCGACCGGCGCGTGGAGAGAGCCCTCGGTGAGGAGGCCCGCGGCCCGGCCACGACCGGAGCCCCGGCGGGCGGCGGCCCGGCAGGCGGGAGCCCGGCCACCGGCGGGGAGGCCGCACGATGAACGAGACCCTCGCACTCGTGATCACCGGCGGCGCGCTCGTCGCTGCGGGCACGGTGCTGCTGCTCAGCCGCCCCCTCACCCGCATCGTGCTGGGCACCGTCGTGATCGGCAACGGCGTCAGTCTGCTGCTGCTCGCCACCTCCGGAGCGGCCTCGCGGGCACCGCTGCTCTACCGGGTCTTCGGGCCGAAACGCATCTCCGACCCGCTGCCGCAGGCGTTCGTGCTGACCGCGATCGTCATCACCCTGGCCCTTACCGCCTTCCTGTCCGCCATGGCCTACCGCGCGTGGCAGCTCTCCGGCACCGACGACGTACAGGACGACGTGGAGGACCTCCGGGTGGCCCACCGCGCCGAGTACGGAGAGGAACACACGGAGGACACCGGGCCCCGGCAGCCCAGGGAGCGTGAACGCCGCGCCCGTAGGCGGGAGATGCTCGGCACCGGCGCGGGGGAGGCACGGCGGCCCTCCCGGCACGGCGGCGCCCGGGTCGCCGCACCACGCCCCCGCCGCTCAGCCAGGCACTTCCACGAGGCCCGGCGCCGTGCCCGCGCGGAGACCAGGTCCCACCATGCGCGCGAAGTACGCATGGAGACGGAACAGGAAGCCGCGGACGAGGACCTGTGGGAGACCATCCTCGGGGCGGACCGTTGAACGCCCCCGTTCACGGTCTCAGTCCCGGTCCCGGTCTCAGTCCCGGTCCCCGTCGCGGTCCCGGCCCCGGTCTCGGTCGGGAGCCGGTTCGCAGCCCCGGTCCCGCCGCCCGTCGCCATCCCGGTCCCGCCGCAGGTCCCAAATCCCGCGCCGGAGCCCAGCGTTGATCGCCGCGTCCTCGGCCGGCGCCGACGGCCCGGCCTCGGCACTCGTGGCCCTTCCCGTAGTGCTCCCGCTCTTCGCCGCCGGGCTGAAGCTCGGCATCGGCGTACGGCTGCGCCGCGCGCAGCGCGTCATCAGCACCGCCGTACTCGCGACCGTCCTGGCCGTGGCACTGGTCCTGCTGGTCGACGCCGACCGCTACGGCCCGCAGGTCATGTACGCCGGAGGCTGGCGGCCCCCGGTCGGCATCGTCCTCGTCGCGGACCGGCTCTCCGCGCTGATGCTGGTGGTCTCCTCGGCGGTGACGCTGTGCGTGCTGCTCTACTCCATCGGACAGGGCATGGCCGACCAGGAGGAGACCACCCCGATGTCGGTCTTCCACCCCGCGTATCTGGTCCTGGTCGCCGGGGTCTCCAACACGTTCCTCGCCGGTGATCTCTTCAACCTCTACGTCGGCTTCGAGATCATGCTGACCGCCAGCTATGTGCTGCTGACCCTCGGCGGCACCGTCACCCGCATCCGTGCGGGAGCGACGTATGCGATCGTCTCGCTGCTGTCCTCTGTGCTCTTCCTCGCCGCCGTAGCGGTCGTCTACGCGGCGACGGGCACCGTGACGATGGCCGAACTCGCCCTCAGATTCGACGAGTTGCCCGCAGGCATCGCCGTACTGGCACAGATCTCGCTGCTGGCGGTCTTCTGCACCAAGGCCGCGGTCTTCCCCCTCGCCGCGTGGCTCCCCGACTCCTATCCGACGGCGCCCGCCCCCGTGACGGCCGTGTTCGCGGGGCTGCTGACGAAGGTCGGCATCTACGCGATGCTGCGCACCCAGACGCTGCTCTTCCCCGGAGGGCGACTCAGCGGGGTGCTGATGGTCCTCGCGCTGCTGTCGCTCCTCGTCGGCATCCTCGGGGCGGTGGCACAGACCGACCTCAAAAGGCTGCTGTCCTTCACCCTCGTCAGCCACATCGGCTACATGATCTTCGGCATCGCGCTGGCCACCCGCGCCGGATTCGCGGGCTCCGTCTTCTACGTCGTGCACCACATCACGGTGCAGACGACGCTCTTCCTCGTCGTGGGGCTCGTCGAACGACGCGGCGTCACCACCGATCTGCGGCGTCTCGGCGGCATCGCGAAGCTCTCGCCGATCCTCGGCATCGTCTTCTTCGTCCCCGCGATGAACCTCGCCGGGGTGCCGCCACTGCCGGGATTCCTGGGCAAGTTCGGGCTGCTGCGCGCGGGCGTCGCACACGGTGGGGCGCTGGTCTACGTGCTGATCGCGGCCGGAGCCGCCACCAGTCTGCTCACGCTCTACGCCCTCGCGAAGGCGTGGAACCTGGGCTTCTGGCGGGCGGCGCCGCCGCAGCTCTACGTGGTGGGCGTGGTGCTCGACACCGTCGAGACGGACGAGGAGACCGAGGAGGCACCGGGCGCCACGGGCGCTGCCGCCGGTGCCGGCGGCAGCGCGGCCGCAGCCTCCGGCGGCACGGGAGCCGTCGACGTCGATGTGCTCGCCGGCCGTGGCGAGGCGGCCAGCTTCGGCGGCCGGTCCATCACCACCGGACAGCCGCCCGCCGCGATGCTCGTACCGACCGCGGCCCTCGTCGCCTCCGGGCTGGTGTTCACCGTGCTCGCCGGTCCGCTGTCGTCGCTGACGGGCCGTGTCGCACAGGAGATGACCGCCCGCACCCCCTATGTGAAGGCGGTGACCGGCAGATGAGCGAACAGCCCGCCCCGTGGCGGGGCACGACGGGCGCACCGGACGGGAGCCCCGGCGGGCGGGCCCCGGCGCCGCAGCCGGATCCGCGCCGCACAGTGGCCCATGGTTCTGGGCCTGACCGTGTTGTGGGTACTGCTGTGGGGGACGCTCACCGCCGCCAACGTCGTCACCGGCGTCGTCGTCGGCGTCGTCGTGTGCGTGATCTTCCCGCTGCCGCCGATCGAGACACAGGTGCGGCTGCGTCCCGTGGGCATCGTGCGCTTCACCGTACGGTTCGTGCTCGACATGGCCGCGTCGAGCTGGCGCCTCAACCGCTACATCCTCGGGCCGCGCCCGCCGCTGTGCGCGGTGCTGGCCGTACGGATGCGCAGCCCCAGCGATCTGATGCTGACGGCCACGTCCGTCGCGGTCGCGGCCGTGCCCGGCAGCAACGTCCTCGATGTGCACAGGGCTTCGGGAACGATGTACGTGCATGTGATGGGCGCCGAGGGGGAGGCCGAACTGGAACGGGCGCGATATGAGGTGCTGCGCCTGGAGGACCGCGTCGTGCGGGCCTTCGGTACCCGCGCCGACGTCGCCGCCCTCGACGCACGCGGTGGCAACGGCGGCGCGGCCGCGGGCAGTTCGGGCGGAAGGGGCGGTCCGTGGAAGCGGCCCTGAGCGTCGTCGTCGCGTTGCTGCTCGCCTCCGGGGTGCTCGTGACCGTACGGCTGGTTCTCGGGCCCTCGACGCTCGACCGCGCCGTGGCGCTCGACGCGCTGGTCGCGGTGGTGATGGCGGGGATCGGCGTGCTCACCGCCGCCCGGCAGATCCCGTACTACCTCCCTGCGCTGCTGGTCCTCTCCTTCCTGGGCTTCACCGGATCGGTCAGCATCGCCCGCTTTCTCGCCCTGAGGGACGAGGCAGGAGGCGAGGACCCGGACGCGAACTACGGGCCTGAGGAGGGGAGTCGGGGCGGGCACGGTCGCGGCGGTCGGCGCGGCGACCGGGACGGCGAGGAGCGCGGGAGCACGGCGGACGACGGGCGCGGCGGCAGGCGCGGTGGCGGACCGGAGCAGGGGAGCGGCGGATGAACTGGTCGGGGGCCGCCGATGCCGCGGCCATGATCTGCATGATCGCGGGCGCGGTGCTGTGTCTGCTCGCGGGCATCGGACTCGTGCGGCTGCCGGACGTGCTGACGCGGATGCACGCCGCCACGAAGCCGCAGGCGCTGGGCCTGCTGCTGGTACTGATCGGCGCCGGGCTGAGGCTGCGCAGCGCCGCCGACCTGGGG from Streptomyces marispadix includes:
- a CDS encoding MFS transporter → MSAVVTGAGDGTAERRREQQGWYFYDWANSVFSTSVLTVFLGPYLTEVAKSAADAEGYVHPLGLDVRAGSYFAYAVSLSVLLSVLVMPLVGAIADHTGRKKPILGLFAYIGAGATAAMFFLDGDRYLLGGALLVVANVSFATSAVIYNAFLPQIAGPEERDAVSSRGWAFGYAAGSVVLVANLALFLQHEEIGVTEGSAVRICLASAGLWWALFTVVPLLRLRERPGAVAGSGFSLLTGWRQLAGTFRELRRYRLTMLFLLAYLVYNDGVQTVITQASVFGSEELGVDQTTLIGAVLLVQVLAVAGALLMGRLAARHGAKRTVLGSLVAWTAIVSAGYFLPAGAPVFFFALAAGIGLVMGGSQALSRSLYAQLVPAGKEAEFFSLYEVSDRGTSWLGPLVFGLAYQLTESYRAAIISLVVFFVVGFVLLLRVPVERAAAAAGNPVPDRI
- a CDS encoding glycerophosphodiester phosphodiesterase; translated protein: MTTDPRPSTAHGPRHRPAPLPVHTAAVRRVPRHPFLDHRGPLALAHRGGAADGLENTHSAFARAVALGYRYLETDVHATADGRLVAFHDETLDRMTDASGPIAGLPWSQVRQALVGGREPLPLMRELLRAFPGARWNIDVKSEAALVPLLELLDEQDAWPRVCVGSFEEERVARAQALAGPRLATSLGTRGVVRLRLRSYGLVPARAVRASAVCVQVPEHRSGIRVVDRAFVRAAHARWMQVHVWTVNERNRMRELLDLGVDGIVTDHIETLRDVLTERGAWMPGPGPR
- the yczR gene encoding MocR-like transcription factor YczR; amino-acid sequence: MVQWTSAVGAPQLARLLASQRAATAADAGHRVPAYRSLADGVRLLVLEGRIPVAARLPAERELAAALRVSRTTVAAAFEALRNDGFLASRRGSGSWTAVPAGKPLPTRGLEPLPPESAGSVIDLACATFLAPEPHLTDAFQGAVRDLAPYTDTHGNYPGGLPALREALAARYTARGVPTMPEQIMVTTGAMGAVAALARQLVPRSERVAVEHPSYANVLHLLRDAGARLVPVPMAGELAGWDLPTWRQAFRESAPRMAYVIADYHNPTGALAPDEQRREMVEAARAAGTVLVADESMTDLTLDEDVRLPRPMASFDPGGSTVITVGSVSKAVWAGLRIGWVRASPEMIRSLVAARVYADLGSPVLEQLAVARLMTGDGWESAVAARRAGARANRDALVAELHDRLPDWEFSVPRGGLTLWARTGGLSGSRIADAGERIGVRVPAGTRFGVDGAFEGYVRLLFTVAGPVVGEAVARLAKAADLVRAGAVADGDVPRTYVA
- a CDS encoding Na+/H+ antiporter subunit A, whose translation is MLSLILLHFAGACSAPLLVRWLGPRAFLVLALIPAAALAWAVRHYGDVTAGEAVVERWPWMPVLGVELELRCDALALLMVAVVGGVGALVLVYCAGYFARPAFSLGQFAGTLTAFAGAMLGLVLADDLIVLYVMWELTTVFSFLLIGHVPERRPNRLAALQALMVTVTGGLAMLVGFLMLGHAAGTYRLSGILADPPSADAPVVAALVLILAGALSKSALWPFSFWLPGAMAAPTPVSAYLHAAAMVKAGVYLVARLAPAYAHVPAWRTIVLTLGAATMLLGGWRALREKDLKRLLAYGTVSQLGYLTVLTGTGTRVAALAGAAALLAHALFKAPLFLVVGIVDHATGTRQTDRLSGLARAMPGVCAVAVAAGASMAGLPPLLGFAAKEAAFTALLHPGSDGPPASASAAVVVALTAGTALTTAYTLRFLWGAFGTKTSGVATSAPTAVRTPVSPLLTVPAAVCALAGAALGPGAFSLGPLLGDYARAFPPSRAVPSAPYELAMWHGASAALALSLLTWAAGAVLFWKTRPMERLGRRLAVTDGRHIFARSLWALERTALEVTGAVQRGSLPVYLGTVLGVLITAQSIAMIVDPPWRHVGRVRWYDSVPQLGVAVVVCMVGALCVTSRQRMTAVVLAGVTGYGTAVLYVLHGAPDLALTQFAVETVSVVVFVLVLRRLPARFPDERRSSMLRRVTRLVTGLAAGGFAAVLTYVAGAARESRPSGPNLTFATQNHGLKNVVSTTLVDLRSWDTLGESAVLGVAAVGVTSLVFLRRRTGSPVTAWPSAAESVPGATPSGAPQAPARRPPHGTEGRGTHRAGHVWPLRAETGGRAGLPRRGAGAVPRRTWLTGSGTLDPERRSVIFEVLARLVFHPIVVLSLYLLFCAENLPGGGFSAGLVAGLALAVRYLAGGRYELDAAAPVDAGFLLGLGLMTMTGTGLVGLVLSGSVLQAGTFHGELPVVGKFHAASPVLFDTGIYLLVLGVVLDVLRSLGSEIDRRVERALGEEARGPATTGAPAGGGPAGGSPATGGEAAR